TTGATTTAATCGAAATCGGACTTCCGTTTAGTGATCCTTTGGCAGACGGGCCAACAATTCAGGCAAGTTCAACGCAGGCACTTCATAACGGAATGACGACTCAGATTCTTTTCGATCAGCTGAAAAACATCCGCGAAAGCGTAAAAATTCCATTAATTATTATGGGCTATTTTAATCCGATGTTACAATACGGTGTTGAAGCTTTCTGTCAGAAATGTGCAGAAATTGGAATTGATGGTTTAATTATTCCAGATCTTCCTGTTGATGTTTATGCAGATGAATACAAAGCTATTTTCGAAAAATACGAATTAATTAATGTGTTTTTAATTACTCCTCAAACTTCAGAAGAAAGAATTCGTTTTATTGACAGCGTTTCAAACGGATTTATTTATATGGTAAGTTCTGCAAGTGTTACAGGATCTCAATCTGGATTTGGTGATGTACAAGAAAGTTATTTTGAAAGAATTGGATCCATGAATTTGAAAAATCCTCAAATTGTTGGTTTCGGAATTTCGAATAAAGAAACTTTCAGTCAGGCTACTAAATATGCAAAAGGTGCTATTATTGGAAGTGCTTTTATTAAACATTTAAGCGAAAGTGGAAGCGGGAAAATTGAGGAATTTGTTGGAGGAATTCGATAGATATAAGTTCTAATGGTATATGAAATTTTAATGCCATTTATTTTAAGAATCTATAAACAGAACCTTTTCAAATATTTTATACCTTTGAATAAAATCACTTATTATGGATTTAGAAGCCCGTAAAATATCATTTGTACAAGAATTCCTTAGGCTGCAAAATGAAGAAATAGTCAATCAGCTTGAAAATTTACTTCATGAGCAAAAAGTACAATTGTTGGATTTAGAAATGAAGCCAATGAGCCGAGATCAATTTAATAATGAAATTGATCAATCTATAAATGATGTAGCTCAAAACAGAATTACCTCATCCAAGGATTTAAAATCAAGAATTCGAAAATGGGATTAACTGTTTATTGGACTCAATTTGCAGAGGATAAGCTTATAGATATTTTTGAATACTACAAATATAAAGCAGGAGTTAAAGTTGCAAAAGCACTAGTAGATGGCTTGGTAGATGCTTCGCTTTCGCTTGAGTTTAATGCCTATGGCGGCCAAAAAGAGGAACTTTTATCTGACAGAATTCAAGATTTTAGATATTTAATTTTTAAAAATTATAAAATTATTTATTGGATTAATGAATACAAAAAAGCTATTTATATATCTAACATCTTCGATACCAGGCAAAACCCAACAAAACTTAAATTGGGTAAATAGATTTAAAAAGCTGAAACATTCATAGTTTCAGCTTTTTTTTGCTCAAAATTATCGAAACCGTTTTATGTTAATATTGTGTTAAAATAAAATTAAACAAGTGTTTAAATTAAACAACTGTTTAATTTTGTATCCGATTAGAAACAATATCATGTCACAGATCGAATTAAACGACAAAAAAATTCAGATTCTTAATGTTGCTGAAAAGCTGTTTTCAGAGAAAGGATATGAAGGGACGTCAATACGGGACATTTCAAAAGAGGCAAAAATCAACATTGCCATGGTTTCGTATTATTTTGGTTCAAAAGAAAGACTCTTAGAAGCTTTAATTTTTCACAAAACTGTTGATTTAAAACTACAACTCGAAAATTTATTACAAGAAAACATTCAACCTCTTGAAAGAGTCAATAAATTAATCGAAATTTACATTAACAGAATTTGTCTTAACAAGGGCATTTACAGGGTTTTACATTTTGAACTTTACAATAAAAAAAGAAAAAAGCCTGCAGGCTTTTACAGAACTTAAAAAAGGAAACTTAAAATCTGTAGAAAGCATTATTAAACAAGGTCAGTCTCAGGGAGTTTTTAGAAAAGACGTTAATATTCAACTCATTACTCCTACAATTATTGGAACCTTTTTTCACTTTCACATGAATCGCTCTTTCTTCGAAGAAATATTTGATTTAAAAACAGAAGAAATGTTTAACAATTACATTAAAAACGAACTTACAAAGCACATTCAACAAACTATAAAAGCGCTACTTGTTTATGAAAATTAGTCAATTAATGCTCTTTGGAGTTTTCTTTATCGGATTATCTTCAATAGAAGCACAAGAAAAAACAAGTTTAACTTTAGATGAAGCCGTAAAAATGGCCTGGGAAAAGAGTAACGAAGTTACGCTTGCCAACACTAAGGTAAACTCAAAAAAATACGAATTACAAACGGTAAAAAATAACCAATACCCGGATTTAAAAATTTCTGGTCAATACCAGCGTCTTACAAAAGCTTCAATTGATATGCCTAATCAGGGAGAAAGCGCATCTCTTGCTTCTCCTGACCGCGCAATGCTTGGAATGGCAAATTTAAGTCTGCCTCTTTTTGCCGGATTCAAAATTCAAAATAGTATTGACGCTTACGAAAGTTTGTACGAAGCAGAAAGCGTTAATGCAGTAAAAACAAAAGAGGATGTCGCTTTAAGAGTAATTACTTACTACACAGCTTTATATAAAGCGCAAAAAACGTTAGACGTTTTAAATGAAAATCAAAAAAGTGCCAAACAACGTGTAACTGATTTTACTGAATTAGAGAAAAACGGAATTATCCCAAGAAATGATTTATTGAAAGCGCAATTGTTAGTTTCAAAAACACAATTATCTATTGATGAAGCAACTAACAATCTTAATAATATCAATTTTTATCTGACTACTTTATTGAAATTAGCTCCTGAAACAAAAATTCAGGTTAATGAAGATGATTTCTTTAATCTAAAAACAACGAATGCACCAACATCTGATGCTTTGGCGCTTGAAAACAGAAAAGATTTAGAGGCTCTTCGTTTACAATCAAAAGCTTCTGAGGCGAATGTAAAAATTGCAAAAGCCGGATATTACCCAACACTTTCACTGCTTGGAGGTTATACTGCTTTAGATCTTAAAGACATTATTACGGTAAAATACGCTATGAACTTTGGTTTAGGTTTATCGTATGATTTATCTGGAATCTTAAAAAACAGTGCACACGTAAAAGAAGCTGAAAGCAAAGCACTTGAAGTTAAAAATACTGAAGCTATCATGACAGACCGTATTAAAGTTGAAGTTCAAAAATCTATTGAAGATTATGACTTGGCTATTAATCAAAGTGTTGTTTATGAAGAAGCGCTTCAGCAAGCATCTGAAAATTACAGGCTTGTAAAAGATAAATTCGACAACGGTCTTGCTGACACTAATGATTTAGTTGAAGCAGATGTTGAGCAGTTAAGTGCAAAAATCAATACAGCTGTTGCAAAAGCAAACATTATTCAAAAATATTACGAATTACTTTCAGTATCAGGACAATTATCACAATCATTCAATCTTTCTAAAATATAATCGATAGCTCTCATGGAAAAGAAAAAGACAAATAAAAAATTCATCATCATACTTGCAGTTCTTATTTTAGGAGGCGGAACTTACGGAATCTCTAAATATCTGCACTCTCAAGCTCACGAAGAAACAGATGATGCTCAAATTGAGAAAAGAATGAACCCAATTATCCCGAGAGTATCAGGATATATCAGCAAAGTTTATGTGAAAGATAATGACTATGTAAAAAAAGGAGATACTTTATTTACTATCGACAAAAGAGATTATCAGTTAAAAATTGATGAAGCTAATGCTGCTTTATTAGGCGCTGAAGGACAATATGAAGCTGCAAAAGCAGATATTGGAAGCGCAAATGCAAGTATTTCTGTTTCTGATGCTCAAATGAGATCTGCTACAGGTTCTATCGAAAGTGCAAAAATCAGATTGAGACAGCTAACTAACGATTTTAACCGTTATAACAATTTGTATAAAACACATACAATTACAAAACAGCAATTTGAGCAGGCTCAGGCTGCAAAAGACGAAGCTGAAAACCAAGTACGTGTTTTAGAACAACAGCAAAGAGCAAGTTCTTACCAAAAATCAGTAATTCAGTCAAAATCTAAAGTTTCTGATAAACAAACAGAAGTTGCTGCAGCAAACATCAAAAAAGCAAAAACAATGTTAGATGTTGCGCACTTAAACCTTTCTTATACAGTAGTTACTGCTGCAATCGACGGTCAGGTTTCTAAAGTTGATATTCAGCCAGGACAATTAGTTCAGCCAGGACAGTCTTTATTCTACATTATCAATAATAATGAAGCTTGGGTTGTGGCTAACTTTAAAGAAACACAATTAAACAAAATGGTTGTAGGACAAAAAGTAAGCTTAAAAGTTGATGCATATCCAAACTATGAGTTTAAAGGAACTGTAACTTCTTTCTCTCCTGCAACTGGATCTCGTTTTTCATTATTACCTCCTGATAATGCTACAGGAAACTTCGTAAAAACAATTCAGAGATTACCAGTAAAAATTAGTATCGATCAATCTAACGATCCTGAAAAAGTAAAACTTTTAAGACCAGGAATGAACGTTGATGTAGATGTACATTTAAAATAAAACATGGCAGGAGCAGTACAAGCAGACGACGATTTAGTAGAATACGGTTTCAGACGTGTTATCATTACGATTACGGCAGTACTTTGTGCACTGCTGGAAATCGTGGATACTACGATTGTAAACGTAGCGCTGACAGACATGCGCGGAAGTCTTGGTGCTACCTTGACCGACGTGGCATGGGTAATTACAGCATACGCAATTGCGAATGTTATTGTAATTCCGATGACGAGCTGGCTATCACAGCAATTTGGAAGACGTAACTATTTTGTGGCTTCCATTATAATATTTACGGTCTGTTCTTTTTTGTGTGGTAATGCCACCAACATTTGGGAACTTGTAGCTTTCCGTTTCGTACAAGGTATGGGCGGTGGAGCATTATTAGTAACAGCCCAAACGATTATTACAGAAAGTTATCCGGTCGCAAAACGTGGAATGGCACAGGCTATTTACGGAATGGGGGTAATTGTTGGTCCAACTCTTGGTCCGCCATTAGGAGGATATTTAGTAGATAATTATTCCTGGCCTTATATATTTTATATTAATATTCCGCTTGGAATTATTGCTACAATTTTGGCTTTAACTTTTGTAAGAAGTCCAAAATATGGTGAAAAATTAAAAGCAAATCAGGTTGACTGGTGGGGAATTATCTTATTGAGTACCTTTATTGGATCACTGCAATTCGTTTTAGAACACGGACAGCAGGATGACTGGTTTAACGATTCTCTTATTATTACTTTAAGCGTTGTAACAGTTTTAGGATTAGTTCTTTTTATTTGGAGAGAGCTGACATACAAACATCCTATCGTAAACTTAAGTGTTTTAAAAGATGGAAATTTAAGAATTGGTACTATAATGTGTTTTATTCTTGGTTTCGGTTTATATGGCTCAACATTAATTATTCCAATTTACACGCAGTCCATTTTAGGATGGACAGCAACTGATGCCGGATTGTTATTAATTCC
The sequence above is a segment of the Flavobacterium sp. genome. Coding sequences within it:
- the trpA gene encoding tryptophan synthase subunit alpha, which codes for MNRITQKLQEDKKILSIYFSAGYPNLNDTVQIIQDLEKNGVDLIEIGLPFSDPLADGPTIQASSTQALHNGMTTQILFDQLKNIRESVKIPLIIMGYFNPMLQYGVEAFCQKCAEIGIDGLIIPDLPVDVYADEYKAIFEKYELINVFLITPQTSEERIRFIDSVSNGFIYMVSSASVTGSQSGFGDVQESYFERIGSMNLKNPQIVGFGISNKETFSQATKYAKGAIIGSAFIKHLSESGSGKIEEFVGGIR
- a CDS encoding TolC family protein yields the protein MKISQLMLFGVFFIGLSSIEAQEKTSLTLDEAVKMAWEKSNEVTLANTKVNSKKYELQTVKNNQYPDLKISGQYQRLTKASIDMPNQGESASLASPDRAMLGMANLSLPLFAGFKIQNSIDAYESLYEAESVNAVKTKEDVALRVITYYTALYKAQKTLDVLNENQKSAKQRVTDFTELEKNGIIPRNDLLKAQLLVSKTQLSIDEATNNLNNINFYLTTLLKLAPETKIQVNEDDFFNLKTTNAPTSDALALENRKDLEALRLQSKASEANVKIAKAGYYPTLSLLGGYTALDLKDIITVKYAMNFGLGLSYDLSGILKNSAHVKEAESKALEVKNTEAIMTDRIKVEVQKSIEDYDLAINQSVVYEEALQQASENYRLVKDKFDNGLADTNDLVEADVEQLSAKINTAVAKANIIQKYYELLSVSGQLSQSFNLSKI
- a CDS encoding HlyD family secretion protein, with amino-acid sequence MEKKKTNKKFIIILAVLILGGGTYGISKYLHSQAHEETDDAQIEKRMNPIIPRVSGYISKVYVKDNDYVKKGDTLFTIDKRDYQLKIDEANAALLGAEGQYEAAKADIGSANASISVSDAQMRSATGSIESAKIRLRQLTNDFNRYNNLYKTHTITKQQFEQAQAAKDEAENQVRVLEQQQRASSYQKSVIQSKSKVSDKQTEVAAANIKKAKTMLDVAHLNLSYTVVTAAIDGQVSKVDIQPGQLVQPGQSLFYIINNNEAWVVANFKETQLNKMVVGQKVSLKVDAYPNYEFKGTVTSFSPATGSRFSLLPPDNATGNFVKTIQRLPVKISIDQSNDPEKVKLLRPGMNVDVDVHLK
- a CDS encoding MDR family MFS transporter, whose protein sequence is MAGAVQADDDLVEYGFRRVIITITAVLCALLEIVDTTIVNVALTDMRGSLGATLTDVAWVITAYAIANVIVIPMTSWLSQQFGRRNYFVASIIIFTVCSFLCGNATNIWELVAFRFVQGMGGGALLVTAQTIITESYPVAKRGMAQAIYGMGVIVGPTLGPPLGGYLVDNYSWPYIFYINIPLGIIATILALTFVRSPKYGEKLKANQVDWWGIILLSTFIGSLQFVLEHGQQDDWFNDSLIITLSVVTVLGLVLFIWRELTYKHPIVNLSVLKDGNLRIGTIMCFILGFGLYGSTLIIPIYTQSILGWTATDAGLLLIPGSITTAIMMPFVGNMIQKGVPQGYMVGVGFLIFFFFTFMMYSRMTPDTGVEHMYWPLILRGIGLGLLFVPITTLSLSTLKGKQIGEGAAFTGMMRQLGGSFGIAIITTFITRFSQAHRVDLINNLDPTRVEVQQRLTGMQRAFMSKGYTADVALKKATQAIEYSVMKQSTVMAYMDIFMYLGIMFLCCIPIILFIKKGKNKINAADAMH
- a CDS encoding TetR/AcrR family transcriptional regulator C-terminal domain-containing protein codes for the protein MNFTIKKEKSLQAFTELKKGNLKSVESIIKQGQSQGVFRKDVNIQLITPTIIGTFFHFHMNRSFFEEIFDLKTEEMFNNYIKNELTKHIQQTIKALLVYEN
- a CDS encoding type II toxin-antitoxin system RelE/ParE family toxin; protein product: MGLTVYWTQFAEDKLIDIFEYYKYKAGVKVAKALVDGLVDASLSLEFNAYGGQKEELLSDRIQDFRYLIFKNYKIIYWINEYKKAIYISNIFDTRQNPTKLKLGK
- a CDS encoding TetR family transcriptional regulator, with translation MSQIELNDKKIQILNVAEKLFSEKGYEGTSIRDISKEAKINIAMVSYYFGSKERLLEALIFHKTVDLKLQLENLLQENIQPLERVNKLIEIYINRICLNKGIYRVLHFELYNKKRKKPAGFYRT